Proteins encoded in a region of the Streptomyces sp. NBC_00513 genome:
- a CDS encoding GTPase-associated protein 1-related protein, which produces MKLVQLHYTCAPPGPDGSGFRFTAVSPGAPVSLLREARRLIGYEPPRDAPDHPTAEQLASFPESLSLSVLSDGSRLLARSVYTGADHDGRWGNFHTHAVHLPQPADSGPTKGALPITSWGSSQWASDTPPGGPPAPLERVPAPGRHDAAGLAEFVAARGPWLAGFFADVRRLAEDPAAPRVVPVERDSTAVARWIMLACSVLPHQRGQWLTFTTYTRRPLLARQRIIGVLPEDAAGLGGQDHRYRLYDATRALGTDAEPGTGSGDVWADTAARVWSAGRQALLAEVRPLPPGRPYDAGPLAALALAAGITLDSAGRTAATEWAAEHGAALDEGRLHALTEALTRPARDRSPAEAAARGRLPAAPAAWGRPAAYESLVALALTEAVRGAGPPPPVGALGAATRGRLATELGPELRAALADPEREPGERAGLLRVAAAIGVDATELVPEVARGLALALLADPQRAYGEDARAALTELPALRHLLLNRLNAFVVGDPAAGVRVFTRTGLRLRAADPVRYLHMCAAAPEVLASVPDRVAALSALVERSGSTVHADPLVLRTAMRLVWEGEPPSAAEASLLLSTTGAAPHVEAGTCGTLARAAVRAPADDAAAEELAPRLLEQFRAELPEPLRPSLLLLELARNLRAGTAGPGWVRTALDLRSLDPEPGPRDHAYAAVAERLLGDDRPEGELRALIESNDVELLAAYRRLAGDPALPDRLRRSPRRLAGCFAAWSSQPQAGPVWQETRTDLLDRVLRPVVRGLAPAESAAVEEELNRLGGRWVEEFRAWQRPGAFGRLRDRLRPSSRRRRPPPGPAGPAPSPPPDVPARHDDRVDGTAAGGPA; this is translated from the coding sequence GTGAAGCTCGTACAGCTCCACTACACCTGCGCCCCGCCCGGGCCCGACGGCTCCGGCTTCCGCTTCACCGCGGTCAGTCCGGGAGCGCCCGTATCCCTGTTGCGCGAAGCCAGGCGGTTGATCGGGTACGAGCCGCCCCGGGACGCGCCCGACCATCCGACGGCCGAGCAACTGGCCTCCTTCCCCGAGTCGTTGAGCCTGAGCGTGCTGTCGGACGGCAGCCGACTGTTGGCCCGCTCGGTGTACACGGGCGCGGACCACGACGGCCGGTGGGGCAACTTCCACACGCACGCGGTGCACCTGCCACAACCCGCCGATTCCGGCCCCACGAAGGGCGCGCTGCCGATCACCTCCTGGGGTTCGTCGCAGTGGGCCTCGGACACCCCGCCGGGCGGCCCGCCCGCGCCGCTGGAGCGGGTTCCCGCGCCGGGCCGCCACGACGCGGCCGGGCTGGCGGAGTTCGTCGCCGCGCGCGGGCCCTGGCTCGCCGGCTTCTTCGCCGACGTACGGCGGCTCGCGGAGGACCCGGCGGCCCCGCGGGTGGTGCCGGTGGAGCGGGACAGCACGGCCGTCGCCCGTTGGATCATGCTGGCGTGCAGCGTGCTGCCGCATCAGCGGGGACAGTGGCTGACCTTCACCACGTACACCCGGCGGCCCCTGCTCGCCCGGCAGCGGATCATCGGCGTGCTGCCCGAGGACGCCGCCGGCCTGGGCGGGCAGGACCACCGGTACCGGCTGTACGACGCCACGCGCGCACTCGGCACGGATGCGGAGCCGGGCACCGGTTCGGGGGACGTGTGGGCCGACACCGCGGCACGGGTGTGGTCGGCGGGCCGTCAGGCACTGTTGGCGGAGGTACGCCCGTTGCCACCGGGCCGGCCCTACGACGCGGGCCCGCTGGCGGCGCTGGCCCTGGCCGCCGGGATCACCCTGGACTCCGCGGGCAGGACGGCGGCGACCGAGTGGGCGGCGGAGCACGGGGCGGCGCTGGACGAGGGACGCCTGCACGCGCTGACCGAGGCACTGACGCGCCCGGCCCGGGACCGGTCGCCCGCCGAGGCCGCCGCCCGCGGACGACTGCCGGCGGCGCCGGCCGCCTGGGGCCGACCCGCCGCGTACGAGTCGCTGGTCGCCCTGGCCCTGACCGAGGCGGTCCGCGGCGCCGGTCCCCCGCCGCCGGTCGGCGCGCTGGGCGCGGCCACGCGTGGCCGGCTCGCGACGGAACTCGGACCGGAACTGCGGGCGGCACTGGCCGACCCGGAGCGCGAACCGGGCGAGCGGGCCGGACTGTTACGGGTGGCCGCCGCGATCGGGGTGGACGCCACCGAGCTGGTGCCCGAGGTGGCGCGCGGGCTGGCGCTGGCCCTGCTCGCCGATCCGCAACGGGCGTACGGGGAGGATGCGCGGGCCGCACTGACGGAGCTGCCCGCGCTGCGGCACCTGCTCCTCAACCGGCTGAACGCCTTCGTGGTGGGCGATCCGGCGGCGGGGGTGCGGGTGTTCACCCGGACCGGGTTGCGGCTGCGGGCGGCGGACCCGGTGCGGTACCTGCACATGTGCGCGGCGGCCCCCGAGGTGCTGGCCTCGGTGCCGGACCGGGTCGCGGCCCTGTCCGCCCTGGTGGAACGGAGCGGATCCACCGTCCACGCCGACCCGTTGGTGCTGCGGACGGCGATGCGGCTGGTGTGGGAAGGGGAGCCGCCGAGCGCGGCCGAGGCATCGCTGCTGCTGTCGACGACCGGGGCCGCGCCGCACGTCGAGGCCGGCACCTGCGGGACGCTGGCGCGGGCCGCGGTGCGGGCGCCGGCGGACGACGCGGCGGCGGAGGAGCTCGCGCCGAGACTGCTGGAGCAGTTCCGGGCGGAGCTGCCCGAGCCGCTGCGGCCGTCGCTGCTGCTGTTGGAGCTGGCCCGGAACCTGCGGGCGGGCACGGCCGGTCCCGGCTGGGTCCGGACGGCACTGGACCTGCGGAGCCTGGACCCGGAACCGGGGCCGAGGGACCACGCGTACGCGGCGGTGGCGGAGCGGCTGCTCGGCGACGACCGGCCCGAGGGCGAGCTGCGAGCGCTGATCGAGAGCAACGACGTCGAGCTGTTGGCCGCGTACCGGAGGCTGGCCGGCGATCCGGCGCTGCCGGACCGGTTGCGGCGCTCCCCGCGCCGGCTCGCGGGCTGCTTCGCCGCCTGGTCCTCCCAGCCGCAGGCGGGCCCGGTCTGGCAGGAGACCCGTACGGACCTGCTCGATCGGGTGCTGCGGCCCGTCGTAAGGGGGCTGGCGCCCGCGGAGTCGGCCGCGGTCGAGGAGGAGCTGAACCGGCTGGGCGGCCGCTGGGTCGAGGAGTTCCGCGCCTGGCAGCGCCCGGGCGCGTTCGGCCGACTGCGCGACCGGCTGAGGCCGTCCTCCCGACGCCGGCGGCCGCCGCCCGGGCCGGCCGGCCCGGCCCCGTCGCCCCCGCCCGACGTCCCCGCCCGCCACGACGACCGCGTGGACGGAACGGCGGCGGGCGGGCCGGCGTGA
- a CDS encoding phosphocholine-specific phospholipase C, producing the protein MAELNRRRFLQIAGGTAAATMLNESIARAAAIPAQGSTGTIRDIEHIVVLMQENRSFDQYFGSMKGVRGFGDPRPVLQDNGKSVFHQSNGTKDILPFNPQVDDLGMQFVEGLNHDWAGGHAAYNNGKYDKWVPAKTATTMSYMTRNDIPFHYALADAFTVCDAYHCSFIGATDPNRYYLWSGHTGNDGTGGGPVLGNQEAGYGWRTYPERLEAAGVSWKIYQDVGDGLNAAGHWGWIGDAFRGNYGDNSLLYFNSYRNAQPGSALYEKARTGTDARAGEGYFDRLRADVVNGTLPQVSWIAAPEAFSEHPNWPVNFGAWYISQVLDALTANPAVWAKTAFFITYDENDGFFDHVVPPYPPTSAAWGLSTADVTKDLYAGGGGYAAGPYGLGPRVPMIVVSPWSKGGYVCSETFDHTSVIRFMEQRFGVREPNISPWRRAVCGDLTSAFDFGRADASPASLPSTAGYLPPDHDAHPSYHPVPPATGALPKQEAGSKPTRALGYQPYVDGKATVSTGKFTLTFASGPTLGAHFHSTSGNRTDGPWPYTVEAGKTLSDTWSTSASTGNQVNLTVWGPNGFLRTWKGPAKKAGPEVTARHDATAGNLVLTLANAGTAAVNLTVTNTYGGAPQTFKVNPGATVTHPVDLRATGRWYDVKVVSDADAGFLRRFAGHVETGAPGVSDPAIKTV; encoded by the coding sequence ATGGCTGAACTCAACCGTCGCAGGTTCCTGCAGATCGCGGGCGGTACGGCCGCCGCCACGATGCTGAACGAGAGCATCGCCCGCGCCGCCGCCATCCCGGCGCAGGGCAGCACCGGAACGATCCGGGACATCGAGCACATCGTCGTCCTCATGCAGGAGAACCGTTCCTTCGACCAGTACTTCGGTTCGATGAAGGGCGTCAGGGGCTTCGGCGACCCGCGCCCCGTCCTCCAGGACAACGGAAAGTCGGTCTTCCACCAGTCCAACGGGACGAAGGACATCCTCCCCTTCAACCCGCAGGTGGACGACCTGGGCATGCAGTTCGTCGAGGGCCTCAACCACGACTGGGCCGGCGGCCACGCGGCGTACAACAACGGCAAGTACGACAAGTGGGTCCCGGCCAAGACGGCCACGACCATGTCGTACATGACGCGGAACGACATTCCGTTCCACTACGCCCTCGCCGACGCGTTCACCGTCTGCGACGCCTACCACTGCTCCTTCATCGGAGCCACCGACCCGAACCGCTACTACCTGTGGTCGGGCCACACGGGCAACGACGGCACCGGCGGCGGACCGGTCCTCGGCAACCAGGAGGCCGGCTACGGCTGGAGGACCTACCCCGAGCGGCTGGAGGCGGCCGGGGTCTCCTGGAAGATCTACCAGGACGTCGGCGACGGCCTGAACGCCGCGGGCCACTGGGGCTGGATCGGCGATGCCTTCCGCGGCAACTACGGCGACAACTCGCTGCTGTACTTCAACTCCTACCGCAACGCCCAACCCGGCAGCGCCCTGTACGAGAAGGCCCGCACCGGCACCGACGCCAGGGCCGGCGAAGGGTACTTCGACCGGCTGCGCGCCGACGTCGTGAACGGCACCCTGCCCCAGGTCTCCTGGATCGCCGCGCCCGAGGCCTTCAGCGAGCACCCGAACTGGCCGGTCAACTTCGGCGCCTGGTACATCTCGCAGGTGCTCGACGCGCTGACCGCGAACCCGGCGGTGTGGGCGAAGACGGCCTTCTTCATCACCTACGACGAGAACGACGGCTTCTTCGACCACGTGGTGCCCCCGTACCCGCCCACCTCGGCCGCCTGGGGCCTGTCCACGGCGGACGTCACGAAGGACCTGTACGCGGGCGGCGGGGGCTATGCCGCCGGTCCCTACGGGCTGGGCCCCCGCGTCCCGATGATCGTCGTCTCCCCGTGGAGCAAGGGCGGCTACGTCTGCTCCGAGACCTTCGACCACACCTCGGTGATCCGCTTCATGGAGCAGCGCTTCGGCGTCCGGGAACCCAACATCTCGCCGTGGCGCCGCGCCGTCTGCGGCGACCTGACCTCGGCCTTCGACTTCGGCAGGGCCGACGCGTCCCCCGCGTCCCTGCCCTCCACGGCCGGCTACCTCCCGCCGGACCACGACGCGCACCCGTCCTACCACCCCGTACCGCCGGCCACCGGCGCCCTGCCGAAGCAGGAGGCGGGCTCCAAGCCGACGCGCGCGCTGGGCTACCAGCCGTACGTGGACGGCAAGGCCACCGTCTCGACGGGCAAGTTCACCCTGACCTTCGCCTCAGGACCCACCCTGGGGGCCCACTTCCACAGCACCTCCGGCAACCGCACGGACGGGCCCTGGCCCTACACGGTCGAGGCGGGCAAGACCCTCTCGGACACCTGGAGCACCAGCGCCTCCACCGGGAACCAGGTCAACCTCACGGTCTGGGGGCCGAACGGCTTCCTGCGCACCTGGAAGGGTCCCGCCAAGAAGGCCGGCCCCGAGGTCACGGCCCGCCACGACGCGACCGCCGGCAACCTCGTGCTGACCCTCGCCAACGCGGGCACGGCGGCCGTGAACCTCACCGTGACCAACACCTACGGTGGCGCTCCGCAGACCTTCAAGGTCAACCCCGGCGCGACGGTGACCCACCCGGTCGACCTGCGCGCCACGGGCCGCTGGTACGACGTGAAGGTCGTCTCGGACGCCGACGCGGGCTTCCTGCGCCGCTTCGCGGGCCACGTCGAGACGGGAGCCCCGGGCGTCTCCGACCCGGCGATCAAGACCGTGTGA
- a CDS encoding alpha/beta fold hydrolase → MAIAHRRIGTGPVRAIVLHDWFGTSANWGSVLDHLDPREFSYAFLDYRGYGDRRDVVGRYDLAEIADDVLELADQLGWDTFSLLGHSMGGKAAQQVLVRASERIERLIGVNPVPAGPYPMDDATHALFHGAAANEDNRRAILDLVTGNRPTRHWIDRMAAHSMAVSLPEAFAAYLASWESLDLSAAVKGNTVPVLVLVGEYDPALGVEVMRATWQAWYPHCRIQPLPGAGHYPPHETPVAFTAAIEAFLRG, encoded by the coding sequence ATGGCCATCGCCCACCGCAGGATCGGCACCGGACCCGTCCGCGCGATCGTGTTGCACGACTGGTTCGGCACGTCCGCCAACTGGGGTTCGGTACTGGACCACTTGGACCCGCGGGAGTTCAGCTACGCCTTCCTCGACTACCGCGGCTACGGCGACCGCCGCGACGTCGTCGGCCGGTACGACCTCGCCGAGATCGCCGACGACGTCCTCGAACTGGCCGACCAGCTCGGCTGGGACACCTTCTCGCTCCTCGGCCACTCCATGGGCGGCAAGGCCGCCCAGCAGGTGCTGGTCCGGGCGTCCGAGCGGATCGAGAGGCTGATCGGCGTCAATCCGGTCCCGGCCGGCCCCTACCCGATGGACGACGCCACCCACGCGCTCTTCCACGGCGCCGCCGCGAACGAGGACAACCGGCGCGCCATCCTCGACCTGGTGACCGGCAACCGCCCGACCCGTCACTGGATCGACCGGATGGCCGCCCACTCGATGGCCGTCTCCCTGCCCGAGGCCTTCGCCGCCTACCTCGCGAGCTGGGAGTCCCTCGACCTGTCCGCGGCGGTCAAGGGCAACACCGTGCCGGTGCTGGTCCTCGTCGGGGAGTACGACCCGGCACTGGGCGTCGAGGTGATGCGCGCCACCTGGCAGGCCTGGTACCCGCACTGTCGGATCCAACCGCTCCCCGGCGCCGGCCACTACCCGCCGCACGAGACACCGGTCGCGTTCACCGCGGCGATCGAGGCCTTCCTGCGCGGCTGA
- a CDS encoding aminopeptidase P family protein has product MDLDPLLADTEPFTAADYAARMAAAARAAAEAGLAGLLIAPGPDLTHLTGYRPVDTERLTLLVLAADREPVLVVPALEAPDAAKAPGAGALTLRDWADGKNPYDATAPLLDATGRFGVSDNTWALHLLGLQRELPGTAYAPLTDALPMLRAVKDRRELARLAAAGAAADAAYAQILHVPFADRRESDVAADLAALLRVHGHSQVDFTVVGSGPNGANPHHEAGDRVIRHGDMVVLDFGGLLHGYGSDISRTVHVGEPTAEERRVHDVVREAQRAGVAAVRPGIACQDVDRAARAVITEFGYGDRFIHRTGHGIGVTTHEPPYMIEGEEQPLLPGMCFSVEPGVYLPGRFGVRIEDIVTVTDDGVRRLNNAPREMAIVE; this is encoded by the coding sequence ATGGACCTCGACCCGCTCCTCGCCGACACCGAGCCCTTCACCGCCGCCGACTACGCCGCCCGGATGGCCGCCGCCGCGCGGGCCGCCGCCGAGGCGGGGCTGGCCGGGCTGCTGATCGCCCCCGGGCCCGACCTCACCCACCTCACCGGGTACCGGCCCGTCGACACCGAGCGGCTGACCCTGCTCGTGCTCGCCGCCGACCGGGAACCGGTGCTCGTCGTGCCCGCCCTGGAGGCCCCCGACGCCGCGAAGGCACCCGGCGCGGGAGCCCTGACCCTGCGCGACTGGGCCGACGGGAAGAACCCGTACGACGCCACCGCACCCCTGCTCGACGCGACGGGCCGTTTCGGCGTGAGCGACAACACCTGGGCCCTGCACCTGCTCGGCCTCCAACGCGAGTTGCCCGGGACCGCCTACGCCCCGCTCACCGACGCCCTGCCGATGCTCCGCGCCGTGAAGGACCGGCGGGAACTGGCCCGGCTGGCGGCGGCCGGGGCGGCGGCCGACGCCGCGTACGCGCAGATCCTGCACGTCCCCTTCGCCGACCGCAGGGAGAGCGACGTGGCCGCCGACCTGGCCGCGCTGCTGCGCGTGCACGGCCACTCGCAGGTGGACTTCACCGTCGTCGGCTCCGGCCCGAACGGCGCCAACCCGCACCACGAGGCCGGCGACCGCGTCATCCGGCACGGGGACATGGTCGTCCTCGATTTCGGCGGCCTCCTGCACGGATACGGCTCCGACATCTCCCGCACCGTGCACGTCGGCGAGCCCACCGCCGAGGAGCGGCGGGTCCACGACGTCGTCCGGGAGGCGCAGCGGGCGGGCGTGGCGGCGGTCCGGCCCGGTATCGCCTGCCAGGACGTGGACCGGGCGGCCCGCGCGGTGATCACCGAGTTCGGCTACGGGGACCGTTTCATCCACCGCACCGGCCACGGCATCGGCGTCACCACCCACGAACCGCCGTACATGATCGAGGGCGAGGAGCAGCCGCTGCTGCCCGGCATGTGCTTCTCCGTCGAGCCGGGCGTCTACCTGCCCGGCCGCTTCGGCGTCCGCATCGAGGACATCGTGACGGTGACCGACGACGGCGTCCGCCGCCTCAACAACGCCCCGCGCGAGATGGCGATCGTCGAGTAG
- the treZ gene encoding malto-oligosyltrehalose trehalohydrolase codes for MQFEVWAPLTGRVAMRLNDTAYEMTPDPETGRDGWWVVDAPAADGDEYGFLLGDDPVVRPDPRGRRLPHGPDGHSAVVDVAALHPGAPAPRVPLQDAVLYELHVGTFTPEGTFDAAAGRLPYLVGLGVTHVELMPVCPFPGRHGWGYDGVAPWAVHEPYGGPAGLARFVDAAHTAGLGVVLDVVHNHLGPSGNHLPVFGPYFTESHHTPWGAAVNLDAPGSDEVRAYFIGSALAWLRDYRIDGLRLDAVHALADGRALTFLEELAAAVDELAAETARPLFLIAETDQCDPRVTTRRSVGGLGLHAQWNDDFHHALHCTLTGESQGYYADFAEAPIGALAKTLTRAFFHDGTWSSFRGRTHGRPVDRRRTPAHRFLGYTQTHDQIGNRALGDRLSASLSPGLLACAATVALTGPFVPMLFMGEEWGAGTPWQYFTDHPDPELAEAVRTGRRREFAAHGWKAEEIPDPQDPATRDRSCLNWEEPEQPAHARLLDWYRTLIALRRTHPDLRDPDLAAVRVAHDEERRWVTFRRGEVRVAVNFSREPVTIALGRNGVRVLAAWEPVDHPGPDGRIHVPGESAVVLGP; via the coding sequence GTGCAGTTCGAGGTGTGGGCACCGCTGACAGGTCGGGTCGCCATGCGACTGAACGACACCGCCTACGAGATGACACCCGACCCGGAAACGGGCCGGGACGGTTGGTGGGTGGTCGACGCGCCGGCCGCCGACGGGGACGAGTACGGGTTCCTGCTGGGTGACGATCCGGTGGTGCGCCCGGACCCGCGCGGGCGCCGGCTGCCCCACGGTCCGGACGGCCACAGCGCGGTCGTCGACGTCGCCGCGCTGCACCCGGGCGCGCCGGCGCCCCGTGTCCCGCTCCAGGACGCGGTCCTGTACGAGCTGCACGTCGGGACGTTCACCCCGGAGGGCACCTTCGACGCCGCCGCGGGGCGCCTGCCGTACCTGGTGGGGCTCGGCGTCACGCACGTCGAGCTGATGCCGGTGTGCCCGTTCCCGGGCCGGCACGGCTGGGGGTACGACGGGGTGGCCCCCTGGGCGGTGCACGAGCCGTACGGCGGCCCGGCGGGTCTGGCCCGGTTCGTGGACGCGGCGCACACCGCCGGGCTGGGCGTGGTCCTGGACGTGGTCCACAACCACCTCGGGCCCTCCGGGAACCACCTCCCCGTCTTCGGCCCGTACTTCACGGAGTCCCACCACACGCCCTGGGGCGCGGCGGTGAACCTGGACGCGCCCGGTTCCGACGAGGTCCGCGCGTACTTCATCGGCAGTGCCCTGGCCTGGCTGCGGGACTACCGGATCGACGGCCTGCGCCTCGACGCCGTGCACGCGCTGGCCGACGGTCGGGCCCTCACCTTCCTGGAGGAGCTGGCGGCGGCGGTGGACGAACTGGCGGCGGAGACCGCCCGCCCGCTGTTCCTGATCGCCGAGACCGACCAGTGCGACCCGCGCGTCACGACCAGGCGGTCCGTCGGCGGCCTGGGGCTGCACGCCCAGTGGAACGACGACTTCCACCACGCCCTGCACTGCACGCTGACCGGCGAGTCCCAGGGGTACTACGCCGACTTCGCCGAGGCCCCGATCGGCGCCCTCGCCAAGACGCTGACGCGGGCCTTCTTCCACGACGGCACGTGGTCCTCCTTCCGGGGCCGCACGCACGGCCGGCCCGTGGACCGCCGCCGTACCCCGGCGCACCGCTTCCTGGGCTACACCCAGACCCACGACCAGATCGGCAACCGGGCGCTGGGCGACCGACTGTCGGCCTCCCTGTCACCGGGCCTGCTGGCCTGCGCCGCGACGGTGGCGCTGACCGGCCCCTTCGTCCCGATGCTGTTCATGGGCGAGGAGTGGGGCGCGGGCACGCCGTGGCAGTACTTCACCGACCACCCCGACCCGGAGCTCGCGGAGGCCGTGCGGACGGGCCGGCGGCGGGAGTTCGCGGCGCACGGCTGGAAGGCCGAGGAGATCCCGGACCCGCAGGACCCGGCGACCCGCGACCGGTCCTGCCTGAACTGGGAGGAGCCCGAACAGCCCGCGCACGCCCGCCTGTTGGACTGGTACCGGACCCTGATCGCACTGCGCCGCACCCATCCGGACCTGCGCGACCCGGACCTCGCGGCGGTGCGGGTCGCCCACGACGAGGAGCGCCGCTGGGTGACGTTCCGGCGCGGTGAGGTCCGGGTGGCGGTGAACTTCTCGCGGGAGCCGGTGACCATCGCGCTGGGCCGCAACGGGGTGCGGGTGCTGGCCGCCTGGGAGCCCGTCGACCACCCGGGTCCCGACGGCCGGATCCACGTGCCGGGCGAGTCGGCGGTGGTGCTGGGCCCGTAG